TCCTTTGTCGGCTCGGGCCGTACCCGGACCCGATGGTTCCCCATTACATCAGATAATCCATCACCGGATTGCCCGAGACCACGTGCTGACGCACAATCGCCCGCACCCGTTCCCGGTCCAGCTTGCCGTACCGGTAATCCTTGCCGTTCTTGTCCGTCAGCGTGAGCATAGGCTCGCGGTCACACAGGCCCGCGCAGCCCGCCTGCCGCAACGTCACGTTCTTGACGCCCGCCGTTTCCAGCTCCTCCGC
The window above is part of the Candidatus Hydrogenedentota bacterium genome. Proteins encoded here:
- a CDS encoding (2Fe-2S) ferredoxin domain-containing protein — its product is MLQKIKSPKDLLALREKVQANLDLRGGPKEIQITVHMGTCGIAAGAREILGAMAEELETAGVKNVTLRQAGCAGLCDREPMLTLTDKNGKDYRYGKLDRERVRAIVRQHVVSGNPVMDYLM